The Papio anubis isolate 15944 chromosome 1, Panubis1.0, whole genome shotgun sequence genome window below encodes:
- the FCRL6 gene encoding Fc receptor-like protein 6 isoform X1, whose translation MNVAIFRTGPMLLWTAVLLFVPCVGKTAWLYLQAWPNPVFEGDALTLQCQGRKNTPLSQVKFYRDGKFLHFSKESQTLSMGAATVQSRGQYSCTGQVMYIPQIFTPTSETAMVQVQELFPPPVLSAAPSPEPREGSLVTLRCQTKLHPLRSALRLLFSFYKDSHTLQDRGPHPELCIPGVKEGDSGLYWCEVAPEGGQVQKQSPQLEVRVQAPVSRPVLTLHHGPTDPAVGDMVQLLCEAQRGSPPILYLFYLDEKIVGNHSAPCGGNASLLFPVKSEQDAGNYSCEAENGVSRERSGPKKLSLKGSQVLSTPTSSNWLVPWLPASLLGMMVIAAALLVYLRPWRKAGPLPSQIPPPAPGGEQCPLYANVHHQKEKDEGVVYFVVHRTSKRSEARPAEFAAERKDSSIIYAEVRCLQPSEVSSKEVNIRNTLQESLGDCEEVLC comes from the exons TTCcctgtgttgggaaaactg CCTGGCTGTACCTCCAAGCCTGGCCAAACCCTGTGTTTGAAGGAGATGCCCTGACTCTGCAATGTCAGGGGCGGAAGAATACACCACTGTCTCAGGTGAAGTTCTACAGAGATGGAAAATTCCTTCATTTCTCTAAggagagccagactctgtccaTGGGAGCAGCAACAGTGCAGAGCCGTGGCCAGTACAGCTGCACTGGGCAGGTGATGTATATTCCACAGATATTCACACCAACTTCAGAGACTGCCATGGTTCAAGTCCAAG AGCTGTTCCCACCTCCTGTGCTGAGTGCCGCCCCCTCTCCTGAGCCCCGAGAGGGTAGCCTGGTGACCCTGAGATGTCAGACAAAGCTGCATCCCCTGAGGTCAGCCTTGAGGctccttttttccttctacaAGGACAGCCACACCTTGCAGGACAGGGGCCCTCACCCAGAACTCTGCATCCCAGGAGTCAAGGAGGGAGACTCTGGGCTTTACTGGTGTGAGGTGGCCCCCGAGGGTGGCCAGGTCCAGAAGCAGAGCCCCCAGCTGGAGGTCAGAGTGCAGG CTCCTGTGTCCCGTCCTGTGCTCACTCTGCACCACGGACCCACTGACCCTGCTGTGGGGGACATGGTGCAGCTCCTCTGTGAGGCCCAGAGGGGCTCCCCTCCAATCCTGTACTTGTTCTACCTTGATGAGAAGATTGTGGGGAACCACTCAGCTCCCTGTGGTGGAAAcgcctccctcctcttcccagtGAAGTCAGAGCAGGATGCTGGGAACTACTCCTGCGAGGCTGAGAACGGTGTCTCCAGAGAGAGGAGTGGGCCCAAGAAGCTCTCTCTGAAGG GTTCTCAAGTCTTGTCCACTCCCACCAGCAGCAACTGGCTGGTTCCTTGGCTGCCTGCGAGCCTGCTTGGCATGATGGTCATTGCTGCTGCACTTCTGGTTTATTTGAGACCCTGGAGAAAAGCTG GGCCCCTTCCATCCCAGATacctcccccagctccaggtggAGAGCAGTGCCCACTATATGCCAATG TGCATCaccagaaagagaaagatgaaggtgTTGTCTACTTTGTGGTGCATAGAACCTCAAAGAGGAGTGAAG CCAGGCCTGCTGAGTTTGCCGCGGAGAGAAAG GACAGTTCTATCATCTATGCAGAGGTGAGATGCCTGCAGCCCAGTGAGGTTTCATCCAAGGAGGTGAATATAAGAAACACCCTCCAAGAATCCCTTGGTGACTGTGAGGAAGTTCTCTGCTAG
- the FCRL6 gene encoding Fc receptor-like protein 6 isoform X5 gives MNVAIFRTGPMLLWTAVLLFVPCVGKTAWLYLQAWPNPVFEGDALTLQCQGRKNTPLSQVKFYRDGKFLHFSKESQTLSMGAATVQSRGQYSCTGQVMYIPQIFTPTSETAMVQVQELFPPPVLSAAPSPEPREGSLVTLRCQTKLHPLRSALRLLFSFYKDSHTLQDRGPHPELCIPGVKEGDSGLYWCEVAPEGGQVQKQSPQLEVRVQAPVSRPVLTLHHGPTDPAVGDMVQLLCEAQRGSPPILYLFYLDEKIVGNHSAPCGGNASLLFPVKSEQDAGNYSCEAENGVSRERSGPKKLSLKGSQVLSTPTSSNWLVPWLPASLLGMMVIAAALLVYLRPWRKAGPLPSQIPPPAPGGEQCPLYANVHHQKEKDEGVVYFVVHRTSKRSEARPAEFAAERKDSSIIYAEEVSRRRPCYHRR, from the exons TTCcctgtgttgggaaaactg CCTGGCTGTACCTCCAAGCCTGGCCAAACCCTGTGTTTGAAGGAGATGCCCTGACTCTGCAATGTCAGGGGCGGAAGAATACACCACTGTCTCAGGTGAAGTTCTACAGAGATGGAAAATTCCTTCATTTCTCTAAggagagccagactctgtccaTGGGAGCAGCAACAGTGCAGAGCCGTGGCCAGTACAGCTGCACTGGGCAGGTGATGTATATTCCACAGATATTCACACCAACTTCAGAGACTGCCATGGTTCAAGTCCAAG AGCTGTTCCCACCTCCTGTGCTGAGTGCCGCCCCCTCTCCTGAGCCCCGAGAGGGTAGCCTGGTGACCCTGAGATGTCAGACAAAGCTGCATCCCCTGAGGTCAGCCTTGAGGctccttttttccttctacaAGGACAGCCACACCTTGCAGGACAGGGGCCCTCACCCAGAACTCTGCATCCCAGGAGTCAAGGAGGGAGACTCTGGGCTTTACTGGTGTGAGGTGGCCCCCGAGGGTGGCCAGGTCCAGAAGCAGAGCCCCCAGCTGGAGGTCAGAGTGCAGG CTCCTGTGTCCCGTCCTGTGCTCACTCTGCACCACGGACCCACTGACCCTGCTGTGGGGGACATGGTGCAGCTCCTCTGTGAGGCCCAGAGGGGCTCCCCTCCAATCCTGTACTTGTTCTACCTTGATGAGAAGATTGTGGGGAACCACTCAGCTCCCTGTGGTGGAAAcgcctccctcctcttcccagtGAAGTCAGAGCAGGATGCTGGGAACTACTCCTGCGAGGCTGAGAACGGTGTCTCCAGAGAGAGGAGTGGGCCCAAGAAGCTCTCTCTGAAGG GTTCTCAAGTCTTGTCCACTCCCACCAGCAGCAACTGGCTGGTTCCTTGGCTGCCTGCGAGCCTGCTTGGCATGATGGTCATTGCTGCTGCACTTCTGGTTTATTTGAGACCCTGGAGAAAAGCTG GGCCCCTTCCATCCCAGATacctcccccagctccaggtggAGAGCAGTGCCCACTATATGCCAATG TGCATCaccagaaagagaaagatgaaggtgTTGTCTACTTTGTGGTGCATAGAACCTCAAAGAGGAGTGAAG CCAGGCCTGCTGAGTTTGCCGCGGAGAGAAAG GACAGTTCTATCATCTATGCAGAG GAAGTATCCAGAAGGAGGccttgttatcataggagatga
- the FCRL6 gene encoding Fc receptor-like protein 6 isoform X3: MNVAIFRTGPMLLWTAVLLFVPCVGKTAWLYLQAWPNPVFEGDALTLQCQGRKNTPLSQVKFYRDGKFLHFSKESQTLSMGAATVQSRGQYSCTGQVMYIPQIFTPTSETAMVQVQELFPPPVLSAAPSPEPREGSLVTLRCQTKLHPLRSALRLLFSFYKDSHTLQDRGPHPELCIPGVKEGDSGLYWCEVAPEGGQVQKQSPQLEVRVQAPVSRPVLTLHHGPTDPAVGDMVQLLCEAQRGSPPILYLFYLDEKIVGNHSAPCGGNASLLFPVKSEQDAGNYSCEAENGVSRERSGPKKLSLKGSQVLSTPTSSNWLVPWLPASLLGMMVIAAALLVYLRPWRKAGPLPSQIPPPAPGGEQCPLYANVHHQKEKDEGVVYFVVHRTSKRSEARPAEFAAERKDSSIIYAEVRCLQPSEVSSKEEVSRRRPCYHRR; the protein is encoded by the exons TTCcctgtgttgggaaaactg CCTGGCTGTACCTCCAAGCCTGGCCAAACCCTGTGTTTGAAGGAGATGCCCTGACTCTGCAATGTCAGGGGCGGAAGAATACACCACTGTCTCAGGTGAAGTTCTACAGAGATGGAAAATTCCTTCATTTCTCTAAggagagccagactctgtccaTGGGAGCAGCAACAGTGCAGAGCCGTGGCCAGTACAGCTGCACTGGGCAGGTGATGTATATTCCACAGATATTCACACCAACTTCAGAGACTGCCATGGTTCAAGTCCAAG AGCTGTTCCCACCTCCTGTGCTGAGTGCCGCCCCCTCTCCTGAGCCCCGAGAGGGTAGCCTGGTGACCCTGAGATGTCAGACAAAGCTGCATCCCCTGAGGTCAGCCTTGAGGctccttttttccttctacaAGGACAGCCACACCTTGCAGGACAGGGGCCCTCACCCAGAACTCTGCATCCCAGGAGTCAAGGAGGGAGACTCTGGGCTTTACTGGTGTGAGGTGGCCCCCGAGGGTGGCCAGGTCCAGAAGCAGAGCCCCCAGCTGGAGGTCAGAGTGCAGG CTCCTGTGTCCCGTCCTGTGCTCACTCTGCACCACGGACCCACTGACCCTGCTGTGGGGGACATGGTGCAGCTCCTCTGTGAGGCCCAGAGGGGCTCCCCTCCAATCCTGTACTTGTTCTACCTTGATGAGAAGATTGTGGGGAACCACTCAGCTCCCTGTGGTGGAAAcgcctccctcctcttcccagtGAAGTCAGAGCAGGATGCTGGGAACTACTCCTGCGAGGCTGAGAACGGTGTCTCCAGAGAGAGGAGTGGGCCCAAGAAGCTCTCTCTGAAGG GTTCTCAAGTCTTGTCCACTCCCACCAGCAGCAACTGGCTGGTTCCTTGGCTGCCTGCGAGCCTGCTTGGCATGATGGTCATTGCTGCTGCACTTCTGGTTTATTTGAGACCCTGGAGAAAAGCTG GGCCCCTTCCATCCCAGATacctcccccagctccaggtggAGAGCAGTGCCCACTATATGCCAATG TGCATCaccagaaagagaaagatgaaggtgTTGTCTACTTTGTGGTGCATAGAACCTCAAAGAGGAGTGAAG CCAGGCCTGCTGAGTTTGCCGCGGAGAGAAAG GACAGTTCTATCATCTATGCAGAGGTGAGATGCCTGCAGCCCAGTGAGGTTTCATCCAAGGAG GAAGTATCCAGAAGGAGGccttgttatcataggagatga
- the FCRL6 gene encoding Fc receptor-like protein 6 isoform X9 — translation MNVAIFRTGPMLLWTAVLLFVPCVGKTAWLYLQAWPNPVFEGDALTLQCQGRKNTPLSQVKFYRDGKFLHFSKESQTLSMGAATVQSRGQYSCTGQVMYIPQIFTPTSETAMVQVQAPVSRPVLTLHHGPTDPAVGDMVQLLCEAQRGSPPILYLFYLDEKIVGNHSAPCGGNASLLFPVKSEQDAGNYSCEAENGVSRERSGPKKLSLKGSQVLSTPTSSNWLVPWLPASLLGMMVIAAALLVYLRPWRKAGPLPSQIPPPAPGGEQCPLYANVHHQKEKDEGVVYFVVHRTSKRSEARPAEFAAERKDSSIIYAEVRCLQPSEVSSKEVNIRNTLQESLGDCEEVLC, via the exons TTCcctgtgttgggaaaactg CCTGGCTGTACCTCCAAGCCTGGCCAAACCCTGTGTTTGAAGGAGATGCCCTGACTCTGCAATGTCAGGGGCGGAAGAATACACCACTGTCTCAGGTGAAGTTCTACAGAGATGGAAAATTCCTTCATTTCTCTAAggagagccagactctgtccaTGGGAGCAGCAACAGTGCAGAGCCGTGGCCAGTACAGCTGCACTGGGCAGGTGATGTATATTCCACAGATATTCACACCAACTTCAGAGACTGCCATGGTTCAAGTCCAAG CTCCTGTGTCCCGTCCTGTGCTCACTCTGCACCACGGACCCACTGACCCTGCTGTGGGGGACATGGTGCAGCTCCTCTGTGAGGCCCAGAGGGGCTCCCCTCCAATCCTGTACTTGTTCTACCTTGATGAGAAGATTGTGGGGAACCACTCAGCTCCCTGTGGTGGAAAcgcctccctcctcttcccagtGAAGTCAGAGCAGGATGCTGGGAACTACTCCTGCGAGGCTGAGAACGGTGTCTCCAGAGAGAGGAGTGGGCCCAAGAAGCTCTCTCTGAAGG GTTCTCAAGTCTTGTCCACTCCCACCAGCAGCAACTGGCTGGTTCCTTGGCTGCCTGCGAGCCTGCTTGGCATGATGGTCATTGCTGCTGCACTTCTGGTTTATTTGAGACCCTGGAGAAAAGCTG GGCCCCTTCCATCCCAGATacctcccccagctccaggtggAGAGCAGTGCCCACTATATGCCAATG TGCATCaccagaaagagaaagatgaaggtgTTGTCTACTTTGTGGTGCATAGAACCTCAAAGAGGAGTGAAG CCAGGCCTGCTGAGTTTGCCGCGGAGAGAAAG GACAGTTCTATCATCTATGCAGAGGTGAGATGCCTGCAGCCCAGTGAGGTTTCATCCAAGGAGGTGAATATAAGAAACACCCTCCAAGAATCCCTTGGTGACTGTGAGGAAGTTCTCTGCTAG
- the FCRL6 gene encoding Fc receptor-like protein 6 isoform X4, whose amino-acid sequence MLPSLVPCVGKTAWLYLQAWPNPVFEGDALTLQCQGRKNTPLSQVKFYRDGKFLHFSKESQTLSMGAATVQSRGQYSCTGQVMYIPQIFTPTSETAMVQVQELFPPPVLSAAPSPEPREGSLVTLRCQTKLHPLRSALRLLFSFYKDSHTLQDRGPHPELCIPGVKEGDSGLYWCEVAPEGGQVQKQSPQLEVRVQAPVSRPVLTLHHGPTDPAVGDMVQLLCEAQRGSPPILYLFYLDEKIVGNHSAPCGGNASLLFPVKSEQDAGNYSCEAENGVSRERSGPKKLSLKGSQVLSTPTSSNWLVPWLPASLLGMMVIAAALLVYLRPWRKAGPLPSQIPPPAPGGEQCPLYANVHHQKEKDEGVVYFVVHRTSKRSEARPAEFAAERKDSSIIYAEVRCLQPSEVSSKEVNIRNTLQESLGDCEEVLC is encoded by the exons TTCcctgtgttgggaaaactg CCTGGCTGTACCTCCAAGCCTGGCCAAACCCTGTGTTTGAAGGAGATGCCCTGACTCTGCAATGTCAGGGGCGGAAGAATACACCACTGTCTCAGGTGAAGTTCTACAGAGATGGAAAATTCCTTCATTTCTCTAAggagagccagactctgtccaTGGGAGCAGCAACAGTGCAGAGCCGTGGCCAGTACAGCTGCACTGGGCAGGTGATGTATATTCCACAGATATTCACACCAACTTCAGAGACTGCCATGGTTCAAGTCCAAG AGCTGTTCCCACCTCCTGTGCTGAGTGCCGCCCCCTCTCCTGAGCCCCGAGAGGGTAGCCTGGTGACCCTGAGATGTCAGACAAAGCTGCATCCCCTGAGGTCAGCCTTGAGGctccttttttccttctacaAGGACAGCCACACCTTGCAGGACAGGGGCCCTCACCCAGAACTCTGCATCCCAGGAGTCAAGGAGGGAGACTCTGGGCTTTACTGGTGTGAGGTGGCCCCCGAGGGTGGCCAGGTCCAGAAGCAGAGCCCCCAGCTGGAGGTCAGAGTGCAGG CTCCTGTGTCCCGTCCTGTGCTCACTCTGCACCACGGACCCACTGACCCTGCTGTGGGGGACATGGTGCAGCTCCTCTGTGAGGCCCAGAGGGGCTCCCCTCCAATCCTGTACTTGTTCTACCTTGATGAGAAGATTGTGGGGAACCACTCAGCTCCCTGTGGTGGAAAcgcctccctcctcttcccagtGAAGTCAGAGCAGGATGCTGGGAACTACTCCTGCGAGGCTGAGAACGGTGTCTCCAGAGAGAGGAGTGGGCCCAAGAAGCTCTCTCTGAAGG GTTCTCAAGTCTTGTCCACTCCCACCAGCAGCAACTGGCTGGTTCCTTGGCTGCCTGCGAGCCTGCTTGGCATGATGGTCATTGCTGCTGCACTTCTGGTTTATTTGAGACCCTGGAGAAAAGCTG GGCCCCTTCCATCCCAGATacctcccccagctccaggtggAGAGCAGTGCCCACTATATGCCAATG TGCATCaccagaaagagaaagatgaaggtgTTGTCTACTTTGTGGTGCATAGAACCTCAAAGAGGAGTGAAG CCAGGCCTGCTGAGTTTGCCGCGGAGAGAAAG GACAGTTCTATCATCTATGCAGAGGTGAGATGCCTGCAGCCCAGTGAGGTTTCATCCAAGGAGGTGAATATAAGAAACACCCTCCAAGAATCCCTTGGTGACTGTGAGGAAGTTCTCTGCTAG
- the FCRL6 gene encoding Fc receptor-like protein 6 isoform X7: MNVAIFRTGPMLLWTAVLLFVPCVGKTAWLYLQAWPNPVFEGDALTLQCQGRKNTPLSQVKFYRDGKFLHFSKESQTLSMGAATVQSRGQYSCTGQVMYIPQIFTPTSETAMVQVQELFPPPVLSAAPSPEPREGSLVTLRCQTKLHPLRSALRLLFSFYKDSHTLQDRGPHPELCIPGVKEGDSGLYWCEVAPEGGQVQKQSPQLEVRVQVKSEQDAGNYSCEAENGVSRERSGPKKLSLKGSQVLSTPTSSNWLVPWLPASLLGMMVIAAALLVYLRPWRKAGPLPSQIPPPAPGGEQCPLYANVHHQKEKDEGVVYFVVHRTSKRSEARPAEFAAERKDSSIIYAEVRCLQPSEVSSKEVNIRNTLQESLGDCEEVLC; the protein is encoded by the exons TTCcctgtgttgggaaaactg CCTGGCTGTACCTCCAAGCCTGGCCAAACCCTGTGTTTGAAGGAGATGCCCTGACTCTGCAATGTCAGGGGCGGAAGAATACACCACTGTCTCAGGTGAAGTTCTACAGAGATGGAAAATTCCTTCATTTCTCTAAggagagccagactctgtccaTGGGAGCAGCAACAGTGCAGAGCCGTGGCCAGTACAGCTGCACTGGGCAGGTGATGTATATTCCACAGATATTCACACCAACTTCAGAGACTGCCATGGTTCAAGTCCAAG AGCTGTTCCCACCTCCTGTGCTGAGTGCCGCCCCCTCTCCTGAGCCCCGAGAGGGTAGCCTGGTGACCCTGAGATGTCAGACAAAGCTGCATCCCCTGAGGTCAGCCTTGAGGctccttttttccttctacaAGGACAGCCACACCTTGCAGGACAGGGGCCCTCACCCAGAACTCTGCATCCCAGGAGTCAAGGAGGGAGACTCTGGGCTTTACTGGTGTGAGGTGGCCCCCGAGGGTGGCCAGGTCCAGAAGCAGAGCCCCCAGCTGGAGGTCAGAGTGCAGG tGAAGTCAGAGCAGGATGCTGGGAACTACTCCTGCGAGGCTGAGAACGGTGTCTCCAGAGAGAGGAGTGGGCCCAAGAAGCTCTCTCTGAAGG GTTCTCAAGTCTTGTCCACTCCCACCAGCAGCAACTGGCTGGTTCCTTGGCTGCCTGCGAGCCTGCTTGGCATGATGGTCATTGCTGCTGCACTTCTGGTTTATTTGAGACCCTGGAGAAAAGCTG GGCCCCTTCCATCCCAGATacctcccccagctccaggtggAGAGCAGTGCCCACTATATGCCAATG TGCATCaccagaaagagaaagatgaaggtgTTGTCTACTTTGTGGTGCATAGAACCTCAAAGAGGAGTGAAG CCAGGCCTGCTGAGTTTGCCGCGGAGAGAAAG GACAGTTCTATCATCTATGCAGAGGTGAGATGCCTGCAGCCCAGTGAGGTTTCATCCAAGGAGGTGAATATAAGAAACACCCTCCAAGAATCCCTTGGTGACTGTGAGGAAGTTCTCTGCTAG
- the FCRL6 gene encoding Fc receptor-like protein 6 isoform X2, translating into MLPSLGPMLLWTAVLLFVPCVGKTAWLYLQAWPNPVFEGDALTLQCQGRKNTPLSQVKFYRDGKFLHFSKESQTLSMGAATVQSRGQYSCTGQVMYIPQIFTPTSETAMVQVQELFPPPVLSAAPSPEPREGSLVTLRCQTKLHPLRSALRLLFSFYKDSHTLQDRGPHPELCIPGVKEGDSGLYWCEVAPEGGQVQKQSPQLEVRVQAPVSRPVLTLHHGPTDPAVGDMVQLLCEAQRGSPPILYLFYLDEKIVGNHSAPCGGNASLLFPVKSEQDAGNYSCEAENGVSRERSGPKKLSLKGSQVLSTPTSSNWLVPWLPASLLGMMVIAAALLVYLRPWRKAGPLPSQIPPPAPGGEQCPLYANVHHQKEKDEGVVYFVVHRTSKRSEARPAEFAAERKDSSIIYAEVRCLQPSEVSSKEVNIRNTLQESLGDCEEVLC; encoded by the exons TTCcctgtgttgggaaaactg CCTGGCTGTACCTCCAAGCCTGGCCAAACCCTGTGTTTGAAGGAGATGCCCTGACTCTGCAATGTCAGGGGCGGAAGAATACACCACTGTCTCAGGTGAAGTTCTACAGAGATGGAAAATTCCTTCATTTCTCTAAggagagccagactctgtccaTGGGAGCAGCAACAGTGCAGAGCCGTGGCCAGTACAGCTGCACTGGGCAGGTGATGTATATTCCACAGATATTCACACCAACTTCAGAGACTGCCATGGTTCAAGTCCAAG AGCTGTTCCCACCTCCTGTGCTGAGTGCCGCCCCCTCTCCTGAGCCCCGAGAGGGTAGCCTGGTGACCCTGAGATGTCAGACAAAGCTGCATCCCCTGAGGTCAGCCTTGAGGctccttttttccttctacaAGGACAGCCACACCTTGCAGGACAGGGGCCCTCACCCAGAACTCTGCATCCCAGGAGTCAAGGAGGGAGACTCTGGGCTTTACTGGTGTGAGGTGGCCCCCGAGGGTGGCCAGGTCCAGAAGCAGAGCCCCCAGCTGGAGGTCAGAGTGCAGG CTCCTGTGTCCCGTCCTGTGCTCACTCTGCACCACGGACCCACTGACCCTGCTGTGGGGGACATGGTGCAGCTCCTCTGTGAGGCCCAGAGGGGCTCCCCTCCAATCCTGTACTTGTTCTACCTTGATGAGAAGATTGTGGGGAACCACTCAGCTCCCTGTGGTGGAAAcgcctccctcctcttcccagtGAAGTCAGAGCAGGATGCTGGGAACTACTCCTGCGAGGCTGAGAACGGTGTCTCCAGAGAGAGGAGTGGGCCCAAGAAGCTCTCTCTGAAGG GTTCTCAAGTCTTGTCCACTCCCACCAGCAGCAACTGGCTGGTTCCTTGGCTGCCTGCGAGCCTGCTTGGCATGATGGTCATTGCTGCTGCACTTCTGGTTTATTTGAGACCCTGGAGAAAAGCTG GGCCCCTTCCATCCCAGATacctcccccagctccaggtggAGAGCAGTGCCCACTATATGCCAATG TGCATCaccagaaagagaaagatgaaggtgTTGTCTACTTTGTGGTGCATAGAACCTCAAAGAGGAGTGAAG CCAGGCCTGCTGAGTTTGCCGCGGAGAGAAAG GACAGTTCTATCATCTATGCAGAGGTGAGATGCCTGCAGCCCAGTGAGGTTTCATCCAAGGAGGTGAATATAAGAAACACCCTCCAAGAATCCCTTGGTGACTGTGAGGAAGTTCTCTGCTAG
- the FCRL6 gene encoding Fc receptor-like protein 6 isoform X6: MLPSLAWLYLQAWPNPVFEGDALTLQCQGRKNTPLSQVKFYRDGKFLHFSKESQTLSMGAATVQSRGQYSCTGQVMYIPQIFTPTSETAMVQVQELFPPPVLSAAPSPEPREGSLVTLRCQTKLHPLRSALRLLFSFYKDSHTLQDRGPHPELCIPGVKEGDSGLYWCEVAPEGGQVQKQSPQLEVRVQAPVSRPVLTLHHGPTDPAVGDMVQLLCEAQRGSPPILYLFYLDEKIVGNHSAPCGGNASLLFPVKSEQDAGNYSCEAENGVSRERSGPKKLSLKGSQVLSTPTSSNWLVPWLPASLLGMMVIAAALLVYLRPWRKAGPLPSQIPPPAPGGEQCPLYANVHHQKEKDEGVVYFVVHRTSKRSEARPAEFAAERKDSSIIYAEVRCLQPSEVSSKEVNIRNTLQESLGDCEEVLC, translated from the exons CCTGGCTGTACCTCCAAGCCTGGCCAAACCCTGTGTTTGAAGGAGATGCCCTGACTCTGCAATGTCAGGGGCGGAAGAATACACCACTGTCTCAGGTGAAGTTCTACAGAGATGGAAAATTCCTTCATTTCTCTAAggagagccagactctgtccaTGGGAGCAGCAACAGTGCAGAGCCGTGGCCAGTACAGCTGCACTGGGCAGGTGATGTATATTCCACAGATATTCACACCAACTTCAGAGACTGCCATGGTTCAAGTCCAAG AGCTGTTCCCACCTCCTGTGCTGAGTGCCGCCCCCTCTCCTGAGCCCCGAGAGGGTAGCCTGGTGACCCTGAGATGTCAGACAAAGCTGCATCCCCTGAGGTCAGCCTTGAGGctccttttttccttctacaAGGACAGCCACACCTTGCAGGACAGGGGCCCTCACCCAGAACTCTGCATCCCAGGAGTCAAGGAGGGAGACTCTGGGCTTTACTGGTGTGAGGTGGCCCCCGAGGGTGGCCAGGTCCAGAAGCAGAGCCCCCAGCTGGAGGTCAGAGTGCAGG CTCCTGTGTCCCGTCCTGTGCTCACTCTGCACCACGGACCCACTGACCCTGCTGTGGGGGACATGGTGCAGCTCCTCTGTGAGGCCCAGAGGGGCTCCCCTCCAATCCTGTACTTGTTCTACCTTGATGAGAAGATTGTGGGGAACCACTCAGCTCCCTGTGGTGGAAAcgcctccctcctcttcccagtGAAGTCAGAGCAGGATGCTGGGAACTACTCCTGCGAGGCTGAGAACGGTGTCTCCAGAGAGAGGAGTGGGCCCAAGAAGCTCTCTCTGAAGG GTTCTCAAGTCTTGTCCACTCCCACCAGCAGCAACTGGCTGGTTCCTTGGCTGCCTGCGAGCCTGCTTGGCATGATGGTCATTGCTGCTGCACTTCTGGTTTATTTGAGACCCTGGAGAAAAGCTG GGCCCCTTCCATCCCAGATacctcccccagctccaggtggAGAGCAGTGCCCACTATATGCCAATG TGCATCaccagaaagagaaagatgaaggtgTTGTCTACTTTGTGGTGCATAGAACCTCAAAGAGGAGTGAAG CCAGGCCTGCTGAGTTTGCCGCGGAGAGAAAG GACAGTTCTATCATCTATGCAGAGGTGAGATGCCTGCAGCCCAGTGAGGTTTCATCCAAGGAGGTGAATATAAGAAACACCCTCCAAGAATCCCTTGGTGACTGTGAGGAAGTTCTCTGCTAG